In the Arachis ipaensis cultivar K30076 chromosome B10, Araip1.1, whole genome shotgun sequence genome, one interval contains:
- the LOC107623632 gene encoding protein BREAST CANCER SUSCEPTIBILITY 1 homolog: protein MANRTDLEEMGRELQCPICLSLLNSPASLPCSHVFCNFCIVKSMKSSSDCPVCKIPFFPREVRPSPRSLNLVNIYKRMERSSGMNLFLTQNPHHSKFSDEETQCQTDADCVREDATRSHRNPAQKRKTLKNSVSGKENVPDTAKPSLPAKKRVQVPQDPLSETPFKNLSSGDSLYGTRKEGKEKDTDTANENPLQSERDVPVLSPFFWLREEEGVENLSQQTFGDKLIDESPTPSPPSFSDLKDSDDENPTKLTSDEVQNKTSFDLFDSELFEWTQRPCSPELFSSPVKLQPLSAGVISENQEDLLDASKELERNKSSDYAENTKLQNSENETRLSDVLQPSVTSPFRSSGDINGAKKYKKRSRKMREKAAQEQVVEQQDSIEGINVDSNRSLEITEDQSREKQQASNLGKTNLKCKRVCFDTRTDSNISVVFRNGEVNMAKDSYISHSQKETNKLACQMIPGKCQSKRSGKQKLNYVQDQAEELSCMQNQTDDELAGSASSMLSQQTDKNGKMSNKRQIKGKVFRKSISCGSELRSTKKLKLSSDFISQTKVGEQIQPNESTQRCPGVKVLDDTSKEKCSTWMHVPVLPNCESQAEKYQCVFCHSSEESEVSGPMMHYYGTKPVDANYEGGSKVIHSHRNCTEWAPNVYFEDDNAINLEAEISRSRRIKCGFCGLKGAALGCYEKSCRRSFHVPCAKWTTHCRWDMENFVMLCPLHTSCILPCESSGSKGKSNKCRTRDSKSLAFKHGPTNQKGTALGSYKKIVLCCSALSIQERDIVSEFQRVTKVTVLKKWDSSVTHVIASTDENKACKRTLKVLMGILEGKWILNIEWIKACMKEMKPVDEESYEINLDIHGIHDGPHLGRLRVLNKQPKLFDGFKFYFVGDFMPSYKGYLQDLVTAAGGVILNRKPVSGDANSTSPGMHPPQTLIIYNLELPDKCSPSKRDTISTQRRHDAEVLASSTGSKIASNTWILNSIAACKLQILAE from the exons ATGGCGAATCGTACGGATCTGGAGGAAATGGGCAGAGAACTCCAGTGCCCCATTTG TTTAAGTTTGCTgaattctccggccagtcttccATGCAGCCATGTCTTCTGCAA CTTTTGTATCGTCAAGTCTATGAAGTCGTCTTCTGATTGCCCTGTCTGTAAAATACCCTTCTTCCCTCGAG AGGTTCGCCCTAGTCCTCGTTCGCTCAACTTGGTCAACATTTACAAAAGAATGGAACGCTCTTCTGGTATGAACTTATTCCTCACCCAGAATCCGCACCACTCTAAGTTTTCAG ATGAAGAAACGCAATGTCAAACTGATGCTGACTGTGTTAGAGAGGATGCTACTCGAAGTCATCGAAATCCTGCTCAGAAAAGGAAAACCCTCAAAAACAGCGTGTCAGGGAAGGAGAATGTTCCTGACACTGCAAAACCTTCTCTTCCAGCTAAGAAAAGGGTTCAGGTGCCACAAGATCCTCTTTCTGAAACTCCATTCAAAAATTTAAGCTCTGGAGACTCCCTCTATGGAACTagaaaagagggaaaagaaaaggaTACTGATACTGCAAATGAAAACCCTCTCCAAAGTGAAAGAGATGTACCTGTTCTTTCACCTTTCTTTTGGTTAAGAGAGGAGGAAGGTGTTGAGAATTTAAGTCAGCAAACTTTTGGAGATAAGCTTATAGATGAAAGCCCAACACCAAGCCCTCCTTCATTCAGTGATCTCAAGGACTCTGATGATGAAAATCCGACTAAACTGACATCA gatgaggtgcaaaataaaaccTCTTTTGATCTCTTTGATAGTGAGCTGTTTGAGTGGACACAAAGGCCTTGCTCTCCTGAATTATTTTCAAGTCCTGTCAAATTGCAG CCTTTGAGTGCTGGTGTGATCAGTGAAAATCAAGAGGATTTGCTGGATGCCTCAAAAGAGCTTGAAAGAAATAAATCCAGTGATTATGCTGAAAATACTAAACTTCAGAATTCAGAAAACGAAACTAGATTGTCTGATGTGCTACAACCCAGTGTGACTTCTCCATTTAGGAGTTCTGGTGATATAAATGGGGCAAAGAAGTACAAGAAGAGAAGCAGGAAGATGAGGGAAAAAGCTGCTCAAGAACAGGTTGTGGAACAACAAGATTCAATTGAGGGAATCAATGTTGATTCAAATAGATCATTAGAAATCACTGAGGATCAATCACGGGAGAAGCAACAAGCTTCTAATCTGGGAAAGACTAATTTAAAGTGCAAGAGGGTTTGTTTTGATACTCGTACCGACTCCAATATATCAGTAGTTTTTCGTAATGGTGAAGTGAACATGGCAAAGGATTCATATATTTCACATTCCCAAAAAGAAACCAACAAGCTTGCTTGCCAAATGATTCCAGGTAAATGCCAGAGTAAAAGATCTGGAAAGCAAAAGCTGAATTATGTGCAGGACCAAGCTGAAGAATTATCTTGCATGCAAAATCAAACTGATGATGAATTAGCTGGTTCTGCATCATCTATGTTAAGTCAGCAGACAGACAAAAATGGAAAGATGTCCAATAAAAGGCAAATTAAAGGGAAAGTTTTCAGAAAGTCTATTTCTTGCGGTAGTGAATTGAGGAGTACCAAGAAATTGAAACTTTCCTCCGATTTTATCTCTCAGACAAAGGTTGGTGAACAAATCCAACCTAATGAAAGTACCCAGAGGTGTCCGGGTGTCAAGGTTTTGGATGATACATCTAAGGAGAAATGTAGCACTTGGATGCATGTACCAGTTTTACCGAACTGTGAAAGTCAAGCTGAAAAGTATCAATGTGTTTTTTGTCACTCATCAGAAGAATCAGAG GTTTCTGGGCCAATGATGCATTACTATGGCACCAAGCCTGTTGATGCAAATTATGAGGGAGGATCCAAAGTCATACATTCTCACAGGAACTGCACAGAATG GGCCCCCAATGTATATTTTGAAGATGATAATGCAATTAATCTTGAAGCTGAAATAAGTAGGAGCCGGAGAATTAAGTGTGGTTTTTGTGGACTCAAGGGCGCTGCTCTTGGTTGTTACGAGAAAAGTTGTCGTAGGAGCTTTCATGTTCCTTGTGCCAAGTGGACTACCCATTGCCGATGGGATATG GAAAACTTTGTCATGTTATGCCCTTTACATACGTCGTGCATTTTACCCTGTGAGAGTTCAGGATCCAAGGGTAAGAGCAATAAGTGCAGAACGAGAGACAGTAAAAGCCTTGCTTTCAAACATGGCCCTACAAATCAGAAAGGGACTGCTCTTGGATCATACAAGAAAATTGTGCTTTGTTGCTCAGCTCTGTCAATACAGGAGAGG GATATTGTTTCTGAATTTCAAAGAGTAACCAAGGTTACTGTTTTGAAAAAATGGGATTCAAGTGTTACCCATGTTATAGCATCAACAGACGAAAATAAGGCATGTAAAAGGACCCTCAAAGTATTGATGGGCATACTGGAGGGGAAGTGGATTCTCAATATTGAAT GGATTAAAGCTTGCATGAAGGAAATGAAGCCTGTTGACGAGGAGAGTTATGAAATCAATCTTGACATCCATGGAATCCATGATGGTCCTCATCTTGGAAGACTAAGAGTTTTAAATAAG CAACCGAAGCTTTTCGATGGCTTCAAGTTCTATTTTGTGGGAGATTTTATGCCATCATACAAGGGCTATTTGCAAGATCTTGTGACCGCTGCTGGAGGGGTAATTTTGAATAGAAAACCAGTGTCTGGTGACGCAAACTCAACGTCACCTGGTATGCATCCACCCCAGACACTCATAATTTACAACCTTGAGCTTCCTGATAAATGCAGTCCTTCCAAAAGGGATACCATTTCTACTCAACGGAGACATGATGCGGAGGTTCTAGCAAGCTCTACAGGTTCAAAGATAGCAAGTAATACATGGATTCTGAACTCTATTGCAGCCTGCAAGCTGCAAATCCTTGCTGAATGA
- the LOC107623633 gene encoding pentatricopeptide repeat-containing protein At4g21065-like produces the protein MRLYSKFSSLVHTSQPLNPKIHLCSSTFLSSSSTTATQNPVPHIVTKCIALLQFWASSISKLRQIHAFSIRHGVPLNNPDMGKHLIFTIVSLSAPMSYAYHVFAVLHDPNVFTWNTMIRGYAESDDPSPALHFYRKMSVSCVEPDTHTYPFLLKAVAKSLNVREGEAIHSVTVRKGFESLVFVQNGLLHMYAVCGDTESAHKVFESMVERDLVAWNSVINGFALNGRPSEALTLFREMNMEGLEPDGFTVVSLLSACAELGALELGRRVHVFLLKVGLTENMHVNNSLLDFYAKCGSIREAKQVFGEMRKRNVVSFTSLIVGLAVNGFGEEALEFFKEMEEQRVKPSEITFVGVLYACSHCGMLNEGFNYFRRMKDEYGIMPRIEHYGCMVDLLSRAGLVKQAYEYIQNMPMQPNSVIWRTLLGACTIHGHLGLGEIARSHLLKLEPKHSGDYVLLSNIYAAERRWSDVQTVRRSMLEDGVRKTPGYSMVELGNRVYEFTMGDRSHPQSKDVYALLEKITELLKLEGYVPHTANVLADIEEEEKEQALSYHSEKVAIAFMILNTPPGTPIRVMKNLRVCADCHMAIKLISKVYDREIVIRDRSRFHHFRGGSCSCKDYW, from the coding sequence ATGAGACTATACTCAAAGTTCTCCTCATTGGTGCACACATCTCAGCCGTTGAACCCCAAAATCCACCTATGTTCCTCAACCTtcttatcatcatcatcaacaactgCCACACAGAACCCAGTACCCCATATTGTCACAAAATGCATTGCTCTATTGCAGTTTTGGGCATCTTCCATATCCAAACTAAGGCAAATCCATGCATTTTCCATTAGGCATGGTGTCCCACTTAACAACCCTGACATGGGCAAGCATCTCATTTTTACTATTGTATCCCTCTCTGCACCCATGTCTTATGCCTACCATGTGTTTGCTGTATTGCATGACCCAAATGTGTTCACTTGGAACACCATGATAAGAGGTTATGCTGAAAGTGATGACCCAAGTCCTGCACTTCATTTCTACCGTAAAATGTCGGTGTCTTGTGTTGAGCCTGACACTCACACTTACCCTTTTCTTCTAAAGGCTGTTGCCAAGTCTTTGAATGTTAGAGAAGGGGAAGCTATACATTCAGTTACAGTGAGAAAAGGGTTTGAGTCTTTGGTGTTTGTTCAGAATGGGTTGCTTCACATGTATGCTGTTTGCGGCGACACAGAAAGCGCACACAAGGTGTTTGAGTCAATGGTGGAAAGAGATCTTGTGGCTTGGAATTCTGTGATTAATGGGTTTGCTCTTAATGGCAGGCCTAGTGAGGCCTTGACACTATTCAGGGAGATGAACATGGAGGGACTGGAGCCGGATGGGTTCACTGTGGTTAGCCTTTTATCTGCTTGTGCTGAACTTGGAGCTCTAGAATTAGGACGTAGGGTTCATGTGTTCTTGTTAAAAGTAGGATTGACAGAGAACATGCATGTGAACAATTCACTGCTGGACTTTTATGCCAAGTGTGGGAGCATCAGGGAGGCGAAACAAGTTTTTGGCGAGATGAGAAAAAGGAATGTGGTTTCTTTTACTTCTTTGATTGTTGGCTTGGCAGTGAATGGCTTTGGGGAGGAAGCACTTGAGTTTTTCAAAGAGATGGAAGAACAAAGAGTTAAGCCTAGTGAGATTACTTTTGTTGGTGTCTTGTATGCTTGCAGCCACTGTGGAATGTTGAATGAAGGGTTTAATTACTTTAGAAGGATGAAAGATGAATATGGAATCATGCCAAGGATAGAACACTATGGCTGCATGGTGGACCTGCTGAGTAGGGCAGGTTTAGTGAAACAAGCATATGAATATATTCAGAACATGCCAATGCAGCCAAATTCTGTTATTTGGAGGACCTTATTGGGAGCATGCACAATCCATGGCCATTTAGGCCTAGGGGAGATAGCTAGATCACACCTTTTGAAGTTAGAGCCTAAACACAGCGGCGACTATGTGCTTCTCTCGAATATTTATGCGGCCGAACGCCGTTGGTCGGATGTACAAACAGTAAGAAGATCAATGCTAGAGGATGGTGTTAGGAAAACACCTGGCTATAGCATGGTGGAGTTGGGAAATCGGGTTTATGAGTTTACTATGGGCGATAGGTCTCATCCTCAGAGTAAGGATGTATATGCACTGTTAGAGAAAATCACAGAGTTGCTGAAGTTAGAAGGTTATGTTCCTCACACTGCAAATGTACTTGCAGACatagaggaagaggagaaggagcAAGCTTTGTCTTATCACAGTGAAAAGGTGGCAATCGCTTTTATGATCCTAAATACACCACCAGGGACACCAATTAGGGTCATGAAGAACTTGAGGGTTTGTGCAGATTGTCATATGGCTATAAAACTCATATCAAAGGTTTATGATAGAGAGATTGTTATCAGGGATCGTAGTAGGTTCCACCATTTTAGAGGTGGTTCATGTTCATGTAAAGATTACTGGTAA
- the LOC107619908 gene encoding uncharacterized protein LOC107619908, translated as MTSRVEDVNVNVVSGGVTEESFHELLDLQSSAAVSLVVIFTSATITPSSSARLLRFLFIPSDSAHFRARAKVSLSFVLFAAASAASGLAAAVSLCGLRAIGEGFWVIGRVGLRGFFVSLLFGLHYVLKRRWVLEFPIIQRPPYFSFKMGVPSAGRRALKLSIVASIFSAILLELLPHPFKYSISLQRYFTEQIVFSIATFAIFFCWELTHHLHRVLHTKRSIFAPPAETNPTEHLLLALEESDPTSLLRYLAYLDLCMVCEKNVDTWRRAAFFEETGETYKRVITVCLKPLEQLATILSEGMGNSVDKPAQLSNQLSSPTDPRLDSKCLEQLQLLQLYTWCSRSVASLTACSRKEDKFGVAQLSGSNAAVISTLISCLLAVENFMGKKINLQSQHQLLGPAGIRWATMNGGRVDVSSGKRRSGPVNSKAYVIADVLRTSIYQIVSAFHDEMLAGAKASLLEKDWITNGKPAFGTREMLIQKLRLFLDYRAT; from the exons ATGACT AGCAGAGTAGAAGATGTCAATGTCAATGTCGTCTCCGGAGGTGTTACTGAAGAATCGTTTCATGAGCTTCTTGATCTG CAAAGCTCTGCCGCTGTGAGCCTCGTAGTGATTTTCACAAGTGCCACTATTACACCCTCTTCTTCCGCCCGTCTCCTCCGCTTCCTCTTCATCCCCTCCGACTCCGCCCACTTTCGCGCCCGTGCCAAGGTTTCCTTATCATTCGTGCTCTTCGCGGCCGCCTCCGCAGCTTCTGGTCTGGCGGCGGCGGTGTCCCTATGCGGGCTTCGAGCCATTGGTGAGGGCTTTTGGGTGATTGGAAGGGTAGGGTTGAGGGGTTTCTTCGTTAGTTTACTTTTTGGTTTGCATTACGTTTTGAAGCGTCGATGGGTTTTGGAGTTTCCCATCATTCAG CGGCCACCTTACTTCAGCTTCAAAATGGGAGTTCCTTCGGCTGGTAGGCGCGCTCTCAAGCTTTCCATTGTGGCTTCCATCTTCTCAGCTATTTTATTAGAGCTTCTCCCACATCCATTTAAGTACAGCATTTCACTGCAGAGATACTTCACCGAACAGATCGTCTTTTCTATTGCCACTTTTGCTATCTTCTTCTGTTGGGAATTGACTCATCACTTGCACCGG GTTTTACATACAAAGAGATCCATATTTGCACCTCCA GCAGAAACAAATCCAACTGAACATCTCCTTTTAGCTTTGGAGGAGAGTGATCCAACATCTCTTCTACGCTATCTTGCGTATCTTGATCTCTGTATGGTTTGCGAGAAAAATGTTGACACTTGGAGACGTGCAGcattttttgaagaaactggtgaGACTTACAAGAGAGTAATCACTGTGTGCTTGAAGCCACTGGAGCAACTTGCCACAATATTAAGTGAAGGCATGGGAAATTCTGTTGACAAACCTGCACAGCTATCGAATCAGTTATCATCTCCGACTGATCCACGACTTGATTCAAAGTGCTTAGAACAATTGCAGCTTCTCCAG CTTTACACGTGGTGTTCAAGATCTGTTGCCTCACTGACTGCCTGTTCACGCAAAGAAGATAAGTTTGGGGTTGCTCAGCTCTCTGGGAGTAATGCTGCTGTAATTTCAACGCTGATATCCTGTCTTCTAGCTGTTGAAAATTTCATGGGAAAGAAAATAAACCTGCAGTCCCAGCACCAGCTATTGGGACCTGCCGGTATCAGATGGGCAACAATGAACGGTGGAAGGGTGGATGTTTCATCTGGTAAAAGAAGAAGTGGCCCAGTAAACTCAAAAGCTTATGTTATTGCTGATGTTCTAAGGACTTCAATATACCAAATAGTATCAGCATTCCATGATGAGATGTTAGCTGGTGCTAAAGCAAGCCTTCTTGAGAAGGACTGGATTACCAATGGGAAACCAGCTTTTGGTACCCGTGAGATGCTTATACAAAAGTTACGTCTTTTCCTTGATTATAGAGCTACATAA